The Juglans microcarpa x Juglans regia isolate MS1-56 chromosome 2S, Jm3101_v1.0, whole genome shotgun sequence genome has a window encoding:
- the LOC121252472 gene encoding lycopene epsilon cyclase, chloroplastic, whose product MECLGLGGARNLAAMTVSFFPLRRSQGITVSRKQASFRSFRLYRHFVRVRAAARTGSESCVAVDFDAEEEDYVKAGGSEVLFVQMQQNKPMEMQSKLSDKLPAISLGENVLDLVVIGCGPAGLALAAESAKLGLKVGLIGPDLPFTNNYGVWEDEFKDLGLEGCIEHVWQDTIVYLDDHDPVLIGRAYGRVSRHLLHEELLRRCVKSGVSYLSSKVERIVEATNGHSLVACEHNIIVHCRLATVASGAASGKLLQYEVGGPKVSVQTAYGVDVEVENNPYDPSLMVFMDYRDYMKQKVPCLEAEYPTFLYAMPMSPTRVFFEETCLASKNAMPFGLLKEKLWSRLQTMGIRITKTYEEEWSYIPVGGSLPNTEQKNLAFGAAASMVHPATGYSVVRSLSEAPKYASVIANILKQSHSKDASTYEQLNANISMQAWNSLWPQERKRQRAFFLFGLALILQLDIEGIRTFFRTFFRLPNWMWQGFLGSTLSSADLVLFAFYMFVIAPNDLRKCLIRHLLSDPTGAIMIRTYLTI is encoded by the exons ATGGAGTGCCTTGGGCTTGGAGGAGCTCGGAACCTTGCCGCAATGACGGTGTCGTTTTTCCCTCTTCGGAGGTCTCAGGGAATTACGGTTTCCAGAAAGCAAGCCTCTTTTCGCAGCTTCCGTTTGTACCGGCATTTCGTGCGAGTGAGGGCGGCGGCCCGTACCGGGAGCGAGAGTTGCGTGGCTGTGGATTTCGACGCCGAAGAGGAAGATTATGTAAAGGCTGGTGGGTCTGAGGTTCTCTTTGTCCAAATGCAGCAGAACAAGCCGATGGAAATGCAGTCTAAACTCTCCGATAAG CTACCAGCTATATCATTAGGGGAGAATGTACTGGATTTGGTGGTGATCGGTTGTGGTCCAGCTGGGCTTGCTCTGGCTGCGGAGTCAGCCAAGTTAGGGCTCAAAGTTGGACTTATTGGTCCAGATCTCCCTTTTACAAATAATTACGGCGTGTGGGAGGATGAATTTAAAG ATCTTGGACTTGAAGGCTGTATTGAGCATGTTTGGCAGGATACCATCGTATATCTTGATGACCATGATCCCGTTCTGATTGGTCGTGCCTATGGACGTGTAAGTCGACATTTGCTCCATGAGGAGTTGTTAAGAAG GTGTGTCAAGTCAGGTGTTTCATATCTTAGTTCCAAAGTGGAAAGAATTGTTGAAGCTACTAATGGCCACAGTCTTGTAGCCTGTGAACACAATATTATTGTTCACTGCAG GCTTGCTACTGTTGCGTCAGGAGCAGCTTCGGGAAAGTTGTTGCAGTATGAGGTGGGTGGTCCAAAGGTGTCTGTCCAAACGGCTTATGGTGTGGACGTTGAG GTTGAAAACAATCCATATGATCCCAGCCTGATGGTTTTCATGGACTACAGGGACTACATGAAACAAAAGGTTCCATGTTTAGAAGCAGAATATCCAACATTCTTATATGCCATGCCCATGTCACCAACAAGAGTATTCTTTGAG GAAACTTGTCTGGCTTCAAAAAATGCCATGCCTTTTGGTTTGTTGAAGGAAAAACTCTGGTCAAGGTTACAGACAATGGGGATCCGAATTACAAAAACTTATGAAGAG GAATGGTCCTATATCCCAGTTGGTGGATCTTTACCAAATACAGAGCAAAAGAACCTTGCGTTTGGTGCTGCTGCCAGCATGGTGCATCCAGCAACGG GCTATTCAGTTGTGAGATCTTTGTCAGAAGCTCCAAAATATGCTTCTGTAATTGCAAACATTTTGAAGCAGAGCCATTCCAAGGATGCTTCTACTTATGAACAGCTTAATGCAAATATCTCAATGCAAG CATGGAACTCCCTCTGGCCACAAGAAAGAAAACGCCAGAGGGCATTCTTTCTCTTTGGACTAGCACTGATTCTTCAACTGGATATCGAGGGCATTAGGACATTCTTTCGTACTTTCTTTCGGTTACCGAATTG GATGTGGCAGGGATTTCTTGGCTCGACTCTCTCTTCGGCAGACCTTGTATTGTTTGCCTTCTATATGTTTGTGATAGCACCAAACGATTTGAGAAAGTGCCTTATTAGACATCTTCTTTCTGATCCCACTGGAGCAATCATGATAAGAACATATCTTACAATATAG
- the LOC121252471 gene encoding U-box domain-containing protein 34-like — MTSVAVAVNSSSGGGGGRGSRRAVRWAVENLMPKPDRFVLVHVMPRIASIPTPSGEHIPVEELAENVVATYVEDVKLEFEKIFVPYKELCKTRKMETLLLEDDDPGTALLRYVSASGIKSLVLGSCSPNFVMRKLKGPGVPTTVLRCATGSCNIYIVSRDNILAKPADSLSTGDNKEGSSDITKQLSRLDFPSVEPKVYDSFGTSSMLQLSNVNSQAFTNMDSFTNASVDHEINHQRFEGDFETIKHCNSFSSTKSGQTGIQPEVEQLQLEIQNTVAMYKRACEELVHAQKKVELLSSECLEEARRVNAARDREETLRKIAAEDKAKYLEAIKEVEEARNLLAKEAYERKIAELNALKESLEKQKIVDALFSGDKRYRRYTRDEIETATEFFSESNVIGEGGYGKVHKCSLDHTPVAVKVLSHDAIGKKEEFLKEVEVLSQLRHPNVVLMLGACPENACLVYEYLENGSLEEYIFHRDGQAPLPWFVRFQIVFEIACGLAFLHNSKPEPIVHRDLKPGNILLDRNYVSKIGDVGLAKIISNTVPDDISEYRNSIIAGTLCYMDPEYLRTGTIRPKSDLYAFAVITLQLLTGRKPNGLPLTVENAMTKGSLPDILDKSVRGWPLAETEELARIALRCSKLRCRDRPDLDTEVLPVLKRLSDVANASSRDNINAPKHYFCPILQEIMDDPHIAADGFTYEHEAIQAWLKKHDVSPVTKLRLKHFTLTPNHTLRSAIQDWRSRAKFSHA, encoded by the exons ATGACATCAGTGGCGGTCGCAGTGAACAGTAGCTCCGGCGGAGGAGGAGGCAGAGGAAGTCGACGCGCGGTTCGCTGGGCAGTGGAGAATCTCATGCCCAAACCCGATCGCTTTGTCTTAGTCCATGTCATGCCCAGAATCGCTTCAATCCCGACTCCAT CGGGAGAGCATATTCCTGTAGAAGAACTGGCTGAGAATGTGGTGGCAACATACGTGGAGGATGTGAAACTAGAgtttgaaaagatatttgttCCATATAAGGAACTATGCAAGACGAGAAAG ATGGAAACTTTGCTTCTGGAGGATGATGATCCCGGGACTGCACTCCTTAGATATGTATCTGCTTCGGGAATTAAAAGTTTAGTTCTAGGATCTTGCTCTCCAAACTTTGTTATGAG GAAGCTAAAGGGACCTGGGGTACCAACAACTGTTCTGAGATGTGCAACTGGCAGTTGCAATATTTATATTGTATCTAGAGACAATATCCTCGCAAAACCAGCCGATTCCTTATCCACTGGTG ATAATAAAGAAGGTTCCAGTGACATTACTAAACAACTATCTAGGCTTGATTTTCCCTCTGTTGAACCCAAGGTTTACGACAGCTTTGGAACATCATCAATGCTGCAGCTTAGTAACGTAAATTCTCAAGCATTCACAAATATGGATTCTTTTACCAATGCCAGTGTGGATCATGAAATTAATCATCAAAGATTTGAAGGTGACTTTGAAACGATTAAGCACTGCAATTCCTTTTCCTCTACAAAATCTGGGCAG ACAGGTATTCAGCCTGAAGTAGAACAACTGCAACTTGAAATTCAGAATACTGTTGCCATGTACAAACGGGCTTGTGAAGAGCTGGTCCATGCTCAAAAAAAA GTTGAGTTACTTTCCTCTGAATGCCTTGAAGAGGCTAGAAGAGTAAATGCTGCTCGAGATAGAGAAGAAACTCTGAGGAAAATTGCTGCTGAAGACAAAGCCAAGTATTTGGAAGCCATAAAGGAGGTTGAGGAGGCAAGAAACTTGCTTGCTAAAGAGGCTTACGAAAGGAAGATAGCTGAACTGAATGCCCTCAAGGAGTCCTTGGAGAAACAGAAAATTGTTGATGCACTATTCTCTGGTGACAAGAGGTACAGAAGGTATACTAGGGATGAAATAGAGACAGCAACAGAATTCTTCTCAGAGAGTAATGTGATTGGTGAAGGTGGGTACGGGAAAGTTCACAAGTGCAGTCTTGATCACACTCCAGTAGCTGTTAAGGTTCTAAGTCATGATGCAATTGGCAAGAAAGAGGAGTTTCTGAAAGAg GTTGAAGTTTTAAGCCAGTTACGACATCCCAACGTGGTATTGATGCTTGGAGCCTGTCCTGAGAATGCTTGCCTGGTCTATGAATACTTGGAAAATGGAAGCTTGGAGGAATATATTTTCCACCGAGATGGGCAAGCACCACTTCCTTGGTTTGTTCGATTCCAGATAGTTTTTGAAATCGCTTGTGGACTTGCATTCTTACATAATTCAAAACCAGAGCCAATTGTTCACCGCGATCTAAAGCCAGGTAATATCTTGCTAGACAGAAATTATGTAAGCAAAATTGGAGATGTTGGGCTtgcaaaaatcatttccaacaCTGTGCCTGACGACATTTCGGAGTACAGAAACTCAATCATTGCTGGTACACTCTGCTACATGGACCCAGAGTATCTGAGAACTGGCACGATCCGACCCAAGTCAGATTTATATGCTTTTGCGGTCATAACCCTGCAGTTGCTAACAGGTCGCAAACCAAATGGGCTTCCATTGACTGTTGAAAATGCCATGACAAAGGGCTCCCTTCCTGACATCTTAGATAAGTCAGTCAGAGGTTGGCCATTGGCCGAAACAGAGGAACTAGCTCGAATTGCACTGAGGTGTTCAAAACTTAGATGCAGGGATAGACCAGATCTTGATACAGAAGTGCTGCCAGTCCTCAAAAGACTCAGTGATGTTGCAAATGCTAGTTCAAGAGATAATATTAATGCACCAAAACACTACTTCTGTCCAATCCTACAG GAAATCATGGATGACCCACACATTGCTGCTGATGGTTTTACATACGAGCATGAAGCAATTCAGGCATGGCTTAAGAAACATGATGTATCACCCGTTACAAAGCTTAGACTCAAGCATTTTACATTAACTCCAAACCACACACTACGTTCTGCCATTCAGGACTGGAGGTCACGTGCGAAATTTTCACATGCCTAG